In one Cryptococcus deuterogattii R265 chromosome 11, complete sequence genomic region, the following are encoded:
- a CDS encoding splicing factor 3A subunit 3: MDSIIETQRQTHEGIERYEQALAEVLMQNPTATKNVVRRDRKAAEILGRIGTLRKELVEQYEDVTGLRPRELALLSAPAPGEDDLEEFYTRFNKIKDFHSRNAGINARQFINELDELVKGDGVQVIQVEGEEEPTVVDPLDSVFSGEEAYGKHLDLYLSHSQYLNLKGSTRLSYVAYLDMLKHGKVERTLDVKEKSNAAYLEYVQTLYTYLLSFFERALPLVNVQEKIKEEEQRFEKAWEANQVDGWENSGAKKQANNGEGIWCQYCQKSYAKQTVYDAHLNSKGHKKKAAEGQSAAPNTSSPAPTTANNSNRSKLMVPARLTYLITALLTFPPIPQLLSDSRNEVERKMALTAREREQEIEEQEEGPTEAVELGGHDSDEESDDGKIYNPLKLPLGWDGKPIPYWLYKLHGLGVEFTCEICSNATYNGRKAFEKHFMESKHAFGLRALGLPPSKHFMYITKINDALALAEKLKREGRQEITAMDKAEEFEDEEGNVYDKRTYEQLQRQGLI; this comes from the exons ATGGATTCCATCATAGAGACTCAGCGACAAACTCATGAGGGGATAGAGCGATATGAGCAGGCTCTTGCAGAGGTTCTTATGCAAAATCCTACTGCG ACCAAAAACGTGGTTAGAAGGGATAGAAAGGCCGCAGAAATTTTAGGAAGGATTGGAACTCTGCGGAAAGAGCTTGTGGAGCAGTATGAAGATGTTACGGG GTTGCGGCCTAGAGAACTCGCTCTGTTATCAGCCCCCGCTCCGGGGGAGGATGACCTTGAAGAGTTTTACACTCGTTTTAATAAGATCAAGGATTTCCACTCTCGAAATGCTGGGATTAATGCGCGACAGTTTATCAATGAGTTGGACGAATTAGTCAAGGGTGATGGCGTACAGGTTATCCaagtggagggagaggaagagcctACTGTGGTTGACC CCCTTGATTCCGTATTCTCTGGCGAGGAAGCCTACGGCAAACACCTTGACCTCTATCTTTCCCACTCTCAATatctcaacctcaaggGATCCACTCGTCTCTCTTATGTTGCTTACCTTGACATGCTTAAGCACGGCAAAGTCGAACGCACTCTTGACGTCAAGGAAAAGTCCAACGCCGCTTATCTTGAATATGTCCAAACACTGTACACAtaccttctctcctttttcgaAAGGGCTTTGCCGCTTGTGAATGTTCAGgaaaagatcaaggaggaggaacagaGATTCGAGAAAGCTTGGGAGGCTAATCAGGTCGATGGATGGGAGAATTCTGGAGCGAAGAAGCAGGCGAACAATGGCGAGGGAATCTGGTGTCAATACTGTCAAAAGAGCTACGCAAAGCAAACAGTATACGATGCGCACCTCAACTCCAAAGGCCACAAGAAAAAGGCTGCTGAGGGACAGTCTGCTGCTCCCAACACATCATCCCCTGCTCCCACCACCGCCAACAACTCTAACCGTTCAAAGCTCATGGTTCCCGCCCGTCTTACATACCTCATTACCGCCCTCTTGACTTTCCCTCCTATACCTCAACTGTTGTCTGATTCTAGAAatgaagtggaaagaaagatggcGTTGACagcaagggaaagagagcaggagattgaagagcaggaggaaggaccGACCGAAGCGGTCGAGCTTGGTGGTCACGACTCGGACGAGGAAtcagatgatggaaagatCTACAATCCGCTTAAGCTTCCTCTTG GATGGGACGGTAAACCAATCCCTTATTGGTTGTACAAACTTCACGGACTTGGTGTTGAGTTTACTTGTGAAATCTGCTCCAATGCAACATATAACGGCCGAAAGGCTTTCGAAAAGCACTTTATGGAGTCAAAGCATGCCTTTGGTTTGCGGGCGTTGGGATTACCGCCATCCAAGCATTTTATGTATATCACCAAAATTAATGACGCTCTTGCCC TTGCTGAGAAGCTGAAGCGAGAAGGCCGACAAGAAATCACCGCAATGGACAAGGCGGAggaatttgaagatgaagaaggaaacgTGTATGATAAGAGGACATATGAGCAGTTGCAGAGACAGGGCCTTATTTAA
- a CDS encoding ATP-dependent RNA helicase FAL1: MLQSIDTNLRETQALVLSPTRELAVQIQTVVLALGDYMNVSCHACIGGTSVGEDIRKLEAGQQVVSGTPGRVFDMIRRRNLRTKDIKMLILDESDELLNKGFKDQIYDIYRYLPPATQVVVVSATLPHDVLEMTTKFMTDPVRILVKRDELTLEGIKQFFVAVEKEDWKFDTLCDLYDTLTITQAVIFCNTRRKVDWLTEKMREANFTVSSMHGEMVQKERDAIMAEFRGGQSRVLITTDVWARGIDVQQVSLVINYDLPTSRENYLHRIGRSGRFGRKGVAINFVTVDDVRILRDIEQYYSTQIDEMPMNVAELT, encoded by the exons ATGCTTCAGTCCATCGATACCAACTTGCGGGAGACCCAAGCCTTGGTCCTCTCCCCAACCAGAGAATTGGCTGTGCAGATCCAAACCGTTGTCCTCGCTCTCGGTGACTACATGAACGTCTCTTGCCATGCTTGTATTGGAGGAACCAGCGTTGGTGAAGATATTAGGAAGCTTGAGGCCGGGCAACAGGTTGTCAGTGGTACTCCTGGCCGAGTGTTTGACATGATCCGAAGGAGAAACTTGAGGACCAAGGACATTAAG ATGCTCATTCTTGATGAATCTGACGAACTCCTCAACAAGGGTTTCAAGGACCAAATTTACGACATCTACCGATACCTTCCTCCCGCCACCCAGGTCGTTGTTGTCTCCGCTACCCTCCCTCATGATGTCCTCGAAATGACTACCAAGTTCATGACCGACCCTGTCCGAATCCTCGTAAAGCGTGATGAATTGACCCTTGAAGGAATCAAGCAATTCTTCGTCGCCGTCGAAAAGGAAGACTGGAAGTTTGACACGCTTTGTGATTTGTATGACACTTTGACCATTACGCAAGCGGTCATTTTCTGTAACACCCGACGCAAGGTCGACTGGTTGACAGAAAAGATGCGAGAGGCGAACTTTACTGTCAGCAGTATGCACGGAGAAATGGTACAAAAGGAACGAGATGCGATCATGGCCGAATTCCGAGGTGGACAGAG TCGAGTATTAATTACCACGGACGTCTGGGCTCGAGGTATCGACGTCCAGCAAGTTTCTTTAGTCATTAATTATGACCTCCCTACTTCTCGTGAAAACTATTTGCACCGAATAGGTCGAAGTGGTCGATTCGGCAGGAAAGGTGTGGCGATCAACTTCGTCACCGTCGATGATGTCAGGATTTTGAGAGATATTGAGCAGTATTACTCTACTC AAATCGACGAAATGCCTATGAATGTTGCGGAGCTCACATAA